A genomic window from Fusarium verticillioides 7600 chromosome 5, whole genome shotgun sequence includes:
- a CDS encoding adenosinetriphosphatase yields the protein MAPRSRAKAVDTDASMSDAQEHRQEEEMEVDETPDYTDTENPSTTASSVAGEPTGDGRRRRTEVNQLRRSIFGKKHDRLGESKEDDTIRRFRYLLGLTDLFRHFIETNPDPKIRDIMTEIDRQNAESARGKKGAGRQGGATSERRRRTEAEEDAELLKDEKHGGSAETVFRESPPFIHGTMRDYQVAGLNWLISLHENGISGILADEMGLGKTLQTISFLGYLRHILDITGPHLVIVPKSTLDNWKREFAKWTPEVDVLVLQGAKDERQTLINNRLVDEKFDVCITSYEMVLREKAHLKKFAWEYIIIDEAHRIKNEESSLSQVIRLFSSRNRLLITGTPLQNNLHELWALLNFLLPDVFGDSEAFDQWFSGQDRDQDTVVQQLHRVLRPFLLRRVKSDVEKSLLPKKEVNVYLGMSEMQIKWYQKILEKDIDAVNGAGGKRESKTRLLNIVMQLRKCCNHPYLFEGAEPGPPYTTDEHLIYNAGKMAVLDKLLKRLQKQGSRVLIFSQMSRLLDILEDYCVFREYKYCRIDGGTAHEDRIAAIDEYNKPGSEKFVFLLTTRAGGLGINLTTADIVILYDSDWNPQADLQAMDRAHRIGQTKQVVVYRFVTDNAIEEKVLERAAQKLRLDQLVIQQGRAQQAAKAAANKDELLSMIQHGAEKVFQSKGPTGNMASKDGEVGDDDIDEILAKGENRTKELNAKYEKLGIDDLQKFTSESAYEWNGENFANTKKNINMTWINPAKRERKEQSYSMDKYFRQTMYPNPKADAKPKAPRAPKQVPVHDYQFYPPRLRDLQDRETAYYRKEIGYKVPLPDGDEENLEEREAERALDQQEIDNATPLTEEEREEKEKLSLQGFGDWNKRDFQQFVNGSGKYGRTDYEGISNEIDSKSAPEIKAYAKVFWQRYTEIADYPKYIKTIEDGEERTRRIGHHQKLLRKKMQQYRVPLQQLKINYSVSTTNKKVYTEEEDRFLLVLLDRYGIDSEGLYEKMRDDIRESPLFRFDWFFLSRTPIELSRRCTTLITTIVKEFEDVPARGSNGVNGKSKREPDDENDEDSILGMAPAKKKAKNGVKNKALDNVKSVKSSKNSSATPSRASSVASTVSAGGSAKGKKGKKK from the exons ATGGCGCCTCGCTCTCGAGCCAAAGCTGTCGATACTGACGCGTCCATGTCTGACGCGCAGGAgcatcgtcaagaagaagagatg GAAGTTGACGAGACCCCCGACTACACTGATACCGAGAACCCTAGCACTACTGCTAGCAGCGTCGCCGGAGAGCCTACTGGGGATGGCCGTAGGCGCCGCACAGAAGTCAATCAACTTCGTCGTAGCATTTTTGGAAAGAAGCACGATCGCTTAGGCGAGTCCAAG GAAGATGACACTATTCGTCGATTTCGATACCTCCTCGGCCTGACAGACCTCTTCCGCCATTTCATTGAAACAAACCCCGACCCCAAGATTCGCGATATCATGACCGAAATCGATCGACAGAATGCCGAATCTGCGCGGGGCAAGAAGGGTGCCGGAAGGCAAGGGGGTGCCACGAGCGAGCGACGCCGACGtactgaagctgaagaagacgccGAACTCTtgaaagatgagaagcaCGGCGGCTCCGCTGAGACGGTCTTCCGAGAATCCCCTCCGTTCATCCATGGCACCATGCGAGACTACCAGGTTGCCGGTCTCAATTGGCTGATTTCCCTGCATGAGAATGGTATTTCTGGTATTCTTGCCGATGAAATGGGACTTGGAAAGACCCTGCAAACTATTTCATTTCTCGGCTACTTGCGACACATCCTTGACATTACTGGACCACACTTGGTCATCGTGCCCAAGTCCACGCTCGATAACTGGAAGCGAGAGTTTGCCAAATGGACACCCGAGGTCGATGTTTTGGTGCTTCAGGGTGCTAAAGATGAACGACAAACTCTAATCAACAACCggcttgttgacgagaagtTTGATGTTTGCATTACCAGCTACGAAATGGTGCTTCGAGAGAAAGCGCATTTGAAGAAGTTTGCTTGGGaatacatcatcatcgacgaa GCGCATCGTATCAAGAACGAAGAGTCATCACTGTCACAGGTTATCCGATTGTTCTCCTCCAGAAACCGATTACTTATTACGGGCACACCGTTACAAAACAACCTGCACGAACTCTGGGCTCTCCTGAATTTCTTGCTTCCTGATGTTTTCGGCGATTCTGAAGCATTTGATCAGTGGTTCTCTGGTCAAGACCGCGATCAAGACACGGTCGTACAACAACTACATAGAGTCCTCCGCCCCTTCTTACTGCGTCGTGTGAAGAGCGATGTGGAGAAGAGTCTTTTGCCCAAGAAAGAGGTCAATGTTTATCTTGGCATGTCGGAGATGCAGATTAAATGGTACCAGAAGATTCTGGAGAAAGACATTGATGCTGTGAACGGCGCTGGTGGCAAACGAGAGTCAAAGACACGACTGCTCAATATCGTGATGCAGCTTCGAAAATGTTGTAACCACCCATATCTGTTCGAGGGCGCCGAGCCCGGACCCCCTTACACAACCGATGAGCATTTGATTTACAATGCTGGCAAGATGGCAGTTCtcgacaagctcctcaagcgGCTCCAGAAGCAGGGAAGCCgcgttctcatcttctctcaaATGAGCCGACTATTGGATATTCTCGAAGACTATTGTGTCTTTCGGGAGTACAAATATTGTCGAATCGATGGTGGCACAGCACATGAAGATCGAattgctgccattgacgAATACAACAAACCTGGTTCGGAGAAATTTGTCTTCCTCCTTACAACGCGTGCTGGTGGTTTGGGCATTAACTTGACGACTGCCGACATTGTCATTCTCTATGACAGCGACTGGAACCCTCAAGCTGATCTTCAGGCCATGGATCGAGCCCATCGTATTGGTCAGACTAAGCAGGTTGTTGTATACAGATTTGTCACAGATAACGCCATCGAAGAAAAGGTCCTGGAGAGAGCTGCCCAGAAGCTACGACTAGACCAACTGGTTATCCAACAAGGCCGTGCCCAACAAGCCGCTAAAGCTGCAGCCAACAAAgatgagcttctttccaTGATCCAGCACGGTGCTGAGAAGGTCTTTCAGTCTAAGGGGCCTACCGGCAACATGGCCTCCAAGGATGGcgaagttggtgatgacgatatcgACGAGATCCTTGCAAAGGGCGAAAACCGAACAAAGGAGCTGAACGCAAAATATGAGAAGTTGGGAATCGATGATCTGCAAAAGTTTACCTCAGAGTCTGCTTACGAGTGGAATGGCGAGAACTTCGCCAACACAAAGAAAAATATCAACATGACCTGGATCAACCCGGCCAAGCGAGAGCGAAAGGAGCAGTCATACTCAATGGATAAGTACTTCCGGCAAACTATGTATCCCAACCCCAAGGCCGATGCTAAGCCAAAGGCACCCCGGGCACCAAAGCAAGTTCCTGTTCATGACTACCAATTTTACCCCCCTCGCTTGCGAGATCTCCAAGATAGGGAGACTGCTTACTATCGGAAGGAGATTGGGTATAAGGTACCTCTACCTGacggtgatgaagaaaatCTTGAAGAACGAGAGGCCGAAAGAGCCCTCGACCAGCAGGAGATTGACAACGCTACACCTTtgactgaggaagagagggaggaaaaagagaagttATCGCTACAAGGTTTTGGAGACTGGAACAAACGGGACTTTCAGCAATTTGTCAATGGATCGGGCAAATACGGACGAACTGACTACGAAGGCATCTCTAACGAGATTGACAGCAAGTCAGCCCCCGAAATCAAGGCTTATGCAAAGGTTTTTTGGCAACGCTATACCGAGATCGCCGACTACCCAAAATACATCAAGACTATcgaagatggcgaggagcGGACTCGCCGTATTGGCCATCACCAAAAGCttttgagaaagaagatgcagcAGTATCGAGTCCCTctgcagcagctcaagatcaactatTCTGTGTCGACTACCAACAAGAAGGTTTacactgaagaagaggaccGATTCCTTTTGGTTTTGCTCGATCGATATGGCATTGATTCGGAAGGTCTCTACGAAAAGATGCGAGACGACATTAGAGAGTCACCTCTGTTCCGATTTGACTGGTTCTTTCTCAGTCGAACACCAATTGAGCTGTCTCGTCGATGCACTACTTTGATCACTACTATTGTTAAAGAGTTCGAAGACGTCCCTGCTCGTGGCTCAAACGGAGTGAATGGAAAATCTAAGCGAGAGCCTGACGATGAGAATGACGAAGATAGCATTCTTGGTATGgcaccagcaaagaagaaggccaaaaACGGCGTCAAG AACAAGGCACTCGATAATGTCAAGTCCGTCAAGTCTAGCAAGAATAGCTCTGCCACgccatcaagagcatctAGTGTTGCCTCTACCGTATCCGCAGGAGGTTCTGCtaagggcaagaagggtaAAAAGAAGTGA
- a CDS encoding formate-tetrahydrofolate ligase, whose translation MYGAVLRCAGWLESNSSRVIPRQQRHLRFLSWTLSIPISRYATRISLGHQRLGCRLYTHQAEPAVELGGPQQSQILTHPQAYSRTKSHRQTPLHTCSVVSPVSTVPFVDAAIRTAPPHNPTAHFLYRDCLSVNKRRNIFASTSVVESKSLSFINSFSHQKRLFSSTTMVAAKLDGNAIAKSIREKLCAEVTEKQKLNPRFKPCLKIIQVGDRSDSSTYVRMKLKAAAEAGIDSQLLHYPESITEAELLDHIRRFNHDPAVHGILVQLPLPKHISEYTVTSFVADEKDVDGFGTKNIGELAKRGGKPLFVPCTPKGVMILLKESGIDLKGKNAVVLGRSDIVGSPVSYLLRNADATVTVLHSKTQNIEEYVKNADVVVAAIGQPLFVQGSWIKPGAVVIDVGTNFLPDATKKSGQRLVGDVDYAAAVEVASAITPVPGGVGPMTVAMLMQNVVDATTWYFESQKLRKTIPLPLKLEDPVPSDIAVSRAQTPKDITRIAAEVGIAPHELEPYGAYKAKVDLGLLQRLEHRRNGRYVVVTGITPTPLGEGKSTTTMGLAQALGAHVGRLTFANVRQPSQGPTFGIKGGAAGGGYSQVIPMDEFNMHLTGDIHAITAANNLLAAAIETRIFHENTQKDGPLYKRLVPTKNGERKFAPVMFRRLKKLGIDKTNPDELTEDEIHRFARLDIDPETITWRRVLDVNDRHLRGITVGTAPTEKGQTRETGFDITVASECMAILALSNSLAEMRERLGSMVVATSRNGDTVTADDIGAGGALTALMKDAIKPNLMQTLEGTPVFVHAGPFANISIGQSSILADKLALKLAGTEPDEDHDEKAGFVVTEAGFDFTMGGERFFNIKCRTSGLTPDVVVVVATVRALKVHGGAPPIAPGAALSPVYKEENVDILRAGCVNLKKQIANAKSFGIPVVVAINKFSTDTEAEIAVIREEAISAGAEDAILANHWAEGGKGAVDLAHGVIAASKKPKDLKLTYDLEGTVQERLEAIGKKMYGAEKVEFSELAQKKVDTYTRQGYGHLPICVAKTQYSLSHDPDLKGAPTGFTIPIRDVRMAAGAGYLYALAADIQTIPGLPTAPGYLNVDVNVETGEIEGLF comes from the exons ATGTACGGCGCGGTCCTCCGTTGCGCCGGGTGGCTTGAATCGAATAGTTCCCGAGTGATCCCGAGACAGCAACGGCATTTGCGGTTTCTATCTTGGACGTTATCGATACCGATATCACGATATGCAACGAGAATAAGCCTTGGACATCAACGGCTGGGCTGCCGATTATATACGCACCAAGCCGAACCCGCAGTAGAATTAGGCGGGCCCCAGCAAAGTCAGATTCTCACCCACCCACAGGCGTATTCACGCACAAAGTCGCACAGGCAAACTCCCCTTCACACGTGTTCGGTGGTTTCTCCCGTGTCGACCGTGCCTTTCGTGGACGCCGCTATTCGGACTGCCCCTCCTCACAACCCGACAGCCCACTTCTTATACAGAGACTGCCTCTCAGTCAACAAACGACGAAATATCTTTGCTTCAACCTCTGTTGTCGAGTCTAAGTCTTTATCTTTCATTAACTCATTCTCACATCAGAAAAGACTCTTTTCTTCGACTACAATGGTTGCTGCAAAGCTCGATGGCAATGCCATTGCCAAGTCGATCCGAGAGAAGCTCTGCGCCGAGGTTACTGAGAAACAGAAGCTCAACCCTAGGTTTAAGCCatgcctcaagatcatccaag TGGGTGATCGTTCAGACTCCT CTACCTATGTTCgcatgaagctcaaggctgccGCAGAG GCTGGTATCGACAGCCAACTGCTGCATTACCCTGAGTCTATCACGGAGgcggagcttctcgatcatATCCGTCGATTCAACCATGATCCTGCCGTTCACGGTATCCTAGTCCAGCTCCCTCTTCCTAAGCACATCTCTGAGTATACTGTCACATCTTTTGTagcagatgagaaggatgttgatggtttTGGCACCAAGAACATTGgggagctggccaagaggGGCGGCAAACCTCTTTTCGTACCCTGCACGCCCAAGGGTGTCATGATACTTCTCAAGGAGTCGGGGATTGACCTGAAGGGAAAGAATGCAGTTGTTCTTGGGAGAAGCGACATTGTCGGTAGCCCCGTGAGCTACCTGTTGCGAAACGCTGACGCTACTGTCACCGTTCTGCATTCCAAAACGCAAAACATTGAGGAGTACGTCAAGAATGCAGACGTCGTTGTTGCTGCTATTGGCCAGCCTCTGTTCGTCCAGGGCAGCTGGATCAAGCCTGGTGCCGTCGTCATTGACGTTGGAACCAACTTTTTGCCTGATGCCACCAAGAAGTCTGGTCAACGACTTGTTGGCGATGTCGACTACGCTGCCGCAGTCGAAGTTGCATCCGCCATCACCCCCGTTCCTGGCGGAGTTGGACCCATGACTGTTGCTATGTTGATGCAGAATGTCGTCGATGCTACAACGTGGTATTTCGAGTCTCAGAAGCTTCGAAAGACCATCCCCCTACCCCTGAAACTAGAGGATCCCGTTCCTTCAGATATCGCTGTGTCACGAGCGCAAACACCTAAGGACATCACACGCATTGCTGCCGAAGTCGGCATCGCTCCCCACGAGCTGGAACCTTATGGCGCatacaaggccaaggttgacCTCGGTCTTCTGCAACGACTGGAGCACCGTCGAAACGGCCGTTATGTCGTTGTCACTGGCATTACCCCAACACCCCTGGGCGAGGGCAAGTCTACCACAACTATGGGCTTGGCTCAGGCTCTCGGAGCTCATGTTGGACGTTTGACTTTTGCCAACGTTCGACAGCCCAGTCAGGGCCCTACCTTTGGTATCAAGGGAGGTGCTGCTGGAGGAGGCTACAGTCAGGTCATCCCCATGGATGAATTCAACATGCACCTCACTGGTGATATCCATGCCATTACCGCCGCCAATAACTTGTTGGCTGCTGCTATTGAGACTCGAATCTTCCACGAGAATACTCAGAAGGACGGACCTCTGTACAAGCGCCTAGTCCCCACAAAGAACGGCGAGAGGAAATTCGCCCCCGTCATGTTCCGCcgattgaagaagctcggAATTGACAAGACCAATCCTGATGAACTGACTGAAGACGAGATTCACCGATTCGCCAGACTGGACATCGACCCCGAGACGATTACGTGGAGACGAGTTCTGGATGTTAATGACCGCCACCTTCGAGGAATTACAGTTGGAACAGCCCCCACTGAGAAGGGCCAAACTCGAGAGACTGGTTTTGATATCACAGTTGCTAGCGAGTGTATGGCTATTCTGGCACTTAGCAACAGTCTGGCCGAGATGCGCGAGCGTCTAGGTTCAATGGTGGTGGCTACATCACGAAATGGCGACACTGTCACTGCCGATGATATCGGTGCGGGCGGCGCTCTTACTGCTCTCATGAAAGATGCCATCAAGCCCAACCTTATGCAGACACTCGAGGGTACTCCTGTATTTGTCCATGCTGGTCCTTTTGCTAATATCAGCATCGGTCAGAGCTCCATTCTTGCTGACAAGCTCGCTCTGAAGCTTGCTGGTACTGAGCCTGACGaggaccatgatgagaaggctggctTCGTCGTCACCGAAGCCGGTTTCGACTTTACCATGGGTGGTGAACgattcttcaacatcaagtgCCGTACTTCTGGCCTTACTCCcgatgttgttgtcgttgttgctACTGTCCGAGCCCTCAAGGTTCACGGCGGTGCACCTCCCATTGCTCCCGGTGCAGCGCTCAGCCCCGTTTACAAGGAGGAGAACGTTGACATTCTGCGCGCTGGTTGCGTGAacctgaagaagcagattGCCAACGCCAAGTCTTTTGGCATTCCTGTTGTCGTTGCGATCAACAAGTTCTCTACCGACACAGAGGCCGAGATCGCTGTCATTCGTGAGGAGGCCATCTCTGCAGGTGCTGAGGATGCCATCCTTGCTAACCACTGGGCTGAGGGTGGCAAGGGAGCCGTCGACCTGGCTCATGGTGTCATTGCAGCttcaaagaagcccaaggacCTGAAGCTGACCTACGATCTGGAGGGTACTGTTCAGGAGCGCCTTGAGGCTATCGGCAAGAAGATGTACGGTGCCGAGAAGGTCGAGTTCAGCGAACTCgctcagaagaaggttgacaCCTACACACGCCAAGGATATGGCCATCTACCTATCTGCGTGGCCAAGACACAATACTCTCTGTCCCATGATCCCGACCTGAAGGGTGCTCCTACTGGCTTCACGATCCCCATTCGTGATGTCAGGATGGCTGCCGGAGCAGGATACCT GTATGCCCTTGCTGCTGATATTCAGACAATTCCTGGTCTGCCAACAGCACCTGGCTATCTCaatgttgatgtcaatgtcGAGACAGGCGAGATCGAAGGTCTCTTTTAA
- a CDS encoding adenosinetriphosphatase encodes MAPRSRAKAVDTDASMSDAQEHRQEEEMEVDETPDYTDTENPSTTASSVAGEPTGDGRRRRTEVNQLRRSIFGKKHDRLGESKEDDTIRRFRYLLGLTDLFRHFIETNPDPKIRDIMTEIDRQNAESARGKKGAGRQGGATSERRRRTEAEEDAELLKDEKHGGSAETVFRESPPFIHGTMRDYQVAGLNWLISLHENGISGILADEMGLGKTLQTISFLGYLRHILDITGPHLVIVPKSTLDNWKREFAKWTPEVDVLVLQGAKDERQTLINNRLVDEKFDVCITSYEMVLREKAHLKKFAWEYIIIDEAHRIKNEESSLSQVIRLFSSRNRLLITGTPLQNNLHELWALLNFLLPDVFGDSEAFDQWFSGQDRDQDTVVQQLHRVLRPFLLRRVKSDVEKSLLPKKEVNVYLGMSEMQIKWYQKILEKDIDAVNGAGGKRESKTRLLNIVMQLRKCCNHPYLFEGAEPGPPYTTDEHLIYNAGKMAVLDKLLKRLQKQGSRVLIFSQMSRLLDILEDYCVFREYKYCRIDGGTAHEDRIAAIDEYNKPGSEKFVFLLTTRAGGLGINLTTADIVILYDSDWNPQADLQAMDRAHRIGQTKQVVVYRFVTDNAIEEKVLERAAQKLRLDQLVIQQGRAQQAAKAAANKDELLSMIQHGAEKVFQSKGPTGNMASKDGEVGDDDIDEILAKGENRTKELNAKYEKLGIDDLQKFTSESAYEWNGENFANTKKNINMTWINPAKRERKEQSYSMDKYFRQTMYPNPKADAKPKAPRAPKQVPVHDYQFYPPRLRDLQDRETAYYRKEIGYKVPLPDGDEENLEEREAERALDQQEIDNATPLTEEEREEKEKLSLQGFGDWNKRDFQQFVNGSGKYGRTDYEGISNEIDSKSAPEIKAYAKVFWQRYTEIADYPKYIKTIEDGEERTRRIGHHQKLLRKKMQQYRVPLQQLKINYSVSTTNKKVYTEEEDRFLLVLLDRYGIDSEGLYEKMRDDIRESPLFRFDWFFLSRTPIELSRRCTTLITTIVKEFEDVPARGSNGVNGKSKREPDDENDEDSILGMAPAKKKAKNGVKVRQ; translated from the exons ATGGCGCCTCGCTCTCGAGCCAAAGCTGTCGATACTGACGCGTCCATGTCTGACGCGCAGGAgcatcgtcaagaagaagagatg GAAGTTGACGAGACCCCCGACTACACTGATACCGAGAACCCTAGCACTACTGCTAGCAGCGTCGCCGGAGAGCCTACTGGGGATGGCCGTAGGCGCCGCACAGAAGTCAATCAACTTCGTCGTAGCATTTTTGGAAAGAAGCACGATCGCTTAGGCGAGTCCAAG GAAGATGACACTATTCGTCGATTTCGATACCTCCTCGGCCTGACAGACCTCTTCCGCCATTTCATTGAAACAAACCCCGACCCCAAGATTCGCGATATCATGACCGAAATCGATCGACAGAATGCCGAATCTGCGCGGGGCAAGAAGGGTGCCGGAAGGCAAGGGGGTGCCACGAGCGAGCGACGCCGACGtactgaagctgaagaagacgccGAACTCTtgaaagatgagaagcaCGGCGGCTCCGCTGAGACGGTCTTCCGAGAATCCCCTCCGTTCATCCATGGCACCATGCGAGACTACCAGGTTGCCGGTCTCAATTGGCTGATTTCCCTGCATGAGAATGGTATTTCTGGTATTCTTGCCGATGAAATGGGACTTGGAAAGACCCTGCAAACTATTTCATTTCTCGGCTACTTGCGACACATCCTTGACATTACTGGACCACACTTGGTCATCGTGCCCAAGTCCACGCTCGATAACTGGAAGCGAGAGTTTGCCAAATGGACACCCGAGGTCGATGTTTTGGTGCTTCAGGGTGCTAAAGATGAACGACAAACTCTAATCAACAACCggcttgttgacgagaagtTTGATGTTTGCATTACCAGCTACGAAATGGTGCTTCGAGAGAAAGCGCATTTGAAGAAGTTTGCTTGGGaatacatcatcatcgacgaa GCGCATCGTATCAAGAACGAAGAGTCATCACTGTCACAGGTTATCCGATTGTTCTCCTCCAGAAACCGATTACTTATTACGGGCACACCGTTACAAAACAACCTGCACGAACTCTGGGCTCTCCTGAATTTCTTGCTTCCTGATGTTTTCGGCGATTCTGAAGCATTTGATCAGTGGTTCTCTGGTCAAGACCGCGATCAAGACACGGTCGTACAACAACTACATAGAGTCCTCCGCCCCTTCTTACTGCGTCGTGTGAAGAGCGATGTGGAGAAGAGTCTTTTGCCCAAGAAAGAGGTCAATGTTTATCTTGGCATGTCGGAGATGCAGATTAAATGGTACCAGAAGATTCTGGAGAAAGACATTGATGCTGTGAACGGCGCTGGTGGCAAACGAGAGTCAAAGACACGACTGCTCAATATCGTGATGCAGCTTCGAAAATGTTGTAACCACCCATATCTGTTCGAGGGCGCCGAGCCCGGACCCCCTTACACAACCGATGAGCATTTGATTTACAATGCTGGCAAGATGGCAGTTCtcgacaagctcctcaagcgGCTCCAGAAGCAGGGAAGCCgcgttctcatcttctctcaaATGAGCCGACTATTGGATATTCTCGAAGACTATTGTGTCTTTCGGGAGTACAAATATTGTCGAATCGATGGTGGCACAGCACATGAAGATCGAattgctgccattgacgAATACAACAAACCTGGTTCGGAGAAATTTGTCTTCCTCCTTACAACGCGTGCTGGTGGTTTGGGCATTAACTTGACGACTGCCGACATTGTCATTCTCTATGACAGCGACTGGAACCCTCAAGCTGATCTTCAGGCCATGGATCGAGCCCATCGTATTGGTCAGACTAAGCAGGTTGTTGTATACAGATTTGTCACAGATAACGCCATCGAAGAAAAGGTCCTGGAGAGAGCTGCCCAGAAGCTACGACTAGACCAACTGGTTATCCAACAAGGCCGTGCCCAACAAGCCGCTAAAGCTGCAGCCAACAAAgatgagcttctttccaTGATCCAGCACGGTGCTGAGAAGGTCTTTCAGTCTAAGGGGCCTACCGGCAACATGGCCTCCAAGGATGGcgaagttggtgatgacgatatcgACGAGATCCTTGCAAAGGGCGAAAACCGAACAAAGGAGCTGAACGCAAAATATGAGAAGTTGGGAATCGATGATCTGCAAAAGTTTACCTCAGAGTCTGCTTACGAGTGGAATGGCGAGAACTTCGCCAACACAAAGAAAAATATCAACATGACCTGGATCAACCCGGCCAAGCGAGAGCGAAAGGAGCAGTCATACTCAATGGATAAGTACTTCCGGCAAACTATGTATCCCAACCCCAAGGCCGATGCTAAGCCAAAGGCACCCCGGGCACCAAAGCAAGTTCCTGTTCATGACTACCAATTTTACCCCCCTCGCTTGCGAGATCTCCAAGATAGGGAGACTGCTTACTATCGGAAGGAGATTGGGTATAAGGTACCTCTACCTGacggtgatgaagaaaatCTTGAAGAACGAGAGGCCGAAAGAGCCCTCGACCAGCAGGAGATTGACAACGCTACACCTTtgactgaggaagagagggaggaaaaagagaagttATCGCTACAAGGTTTTGGAGACTGGAACAAACGGGACTTTCAGCAATTTGTCAATGGATCGGGCAAATACGGACGAACTGACTACGAAGGCATCTCTAACGAGATTGACAGCAAGTCAGCCCCCGAAATCAAGGCTTATGCAAAGGTTTTTTGGCAACGCTATACCGAGATCGCCGACTACCCAAAATACATCAAGACTATcgaagatggcgaggagcGGACTCGCCGTATTGGCCATCACCAAAAGCttttgagaaagaagatgcagcAGTATCGAGTCCCTctgcagcagctcaagatcaactatTCTGTGTCGACTACCAACAAGAAGGTTTacactgaagaagaggaccGATTCCTTTTGGTTTTGCTCGATCGATATGGCATTGATTCGGAAGGTCTCTACGAAAAGATGCGAGACGACATTAGAGAGTCACCTCTGTTCCGATTTGACTGGTTCTTTCTCAGTCGAACACCAATTGAGCTGTCTCGTCGATGCACTACTTTGATCACTACTATTGTTAAAGAGTTCGAAGACGTCCCTGCTCGTGGCTCAAACGGAGTGAATGGAAAATCTAAGCGAGAGCCTGACGATGAGAATGACGAAGATAGCATTCTTGGTATGgcaccagcaaagaagaaggccaaaaACGGCGTCAAGGTGCGTCAATAA
- a CDS encoding eukaryotic translation initiation factor 3 subunit I: MRPILLAGHERALTQIRFNKDGDLIFSVAKDQQICAWFSHNGERLGTYHGHVGAIWTVDVNPTSTMIASGSADNTIRLWEVKTGRLIKTWEFPTAVKRVEFNEDATKLLGVTEKRMGYLSNIVVIDINPDLNAEQTDEKALTIVCDESKATVAGWSALSKYIIAGHEDGSVSRYDAKTGDLLDNVPVHELNQPIVDLQWSPDRTYFITACKDKTAKLISARDLEVLKTYIADTPLNSATITPKKEFVILGGGQAAMDVTRTSARQGKFEARFYHKIFEDEIGRVRGHFGPLNTVAADPTGKSYASGGEDGYVRVHHFDKGYFDFNYEVERERINRMQ, encoded by the exons ATGAGGCCCATTCTTCTTGCCGGGCACGAGCGTGCGCTCACCCAGATCAG ATTCAACAAAGATGGCGACCTCATCTTCTCCGTCGCAAAGGATCAGCAAATCTGCGCCTGGTTCTCCCACAACGGCGAGCGACTTGGAACCTACCACGGCCACGTCGGTGCCATCTGGACAGTCGATGTCAACCCCACCTCAACCATGATCGCCTCCGGTTCTGCCGACAACACCATCCGTCTCTGGGAAGTCAAGACTGGCCGTCTCATCAAGACCTGGGAGTTCCCCACCGCCGTCAAGCGAGTCGAGTTCAACGAAGATGCCACCAAGTTGCTGGGAGTTACCGAGAAGCGAATGGGTTACCTCTCCAACATCGTCGTCATTGACATCAACCCCGATCTCAACGCTGAGCAGACCGACGAGAAGGCTCTCACTATTGTTTGCGACGAGAGCAAGGCCACCGTTGCTGGCTGGAGTGCTCTCAGCAAGTACATCATTGCCGGACATGAGGATGGTAGCGTAAGCCGATACGatgccaagactggtgatCTCCTCGACAACGTTCCCGTCCATGAACTCAACCAGCCCATTGTCGATCTCCAGTGGTCTCCTGACCGTACCTACTTTATCACCGCATGCAAGGACAAGACCGCCAAG CTCATCTCTGCCCGCGATctcgaggtcctcaagaCCTATATAGCCGACACACCCCTCAACAGTGCCACTATCACCCCCAAGAAGGAATTCGTCATCCTCGGTGGTGGTCAGGCCGCTATGGATGTTACCCGAACTTCTGCCCGTCAGGGTAAGTTCGAGGCTCGTTTCTATCACAAGATCTTCGAGGACGAGATTGGTCGTGTGCGAGGTCACTTCGGTCCTCTGAACACTGTCGCTGCCGATCCTACAGGCAAGAGCTACGCCAGCGGCGGAGAGGATGGATACGTGCGAGTTCACCACTTCGACAAGGGCTACTTCGACTTCAACTacgaggttgagagggaaCGAATCAACCGAATGCAGTAG